A window of Chitinophaga sp. MM2321 contains these coding sequences:
- a CDS encoding diaminopimelate dehydrogenase, whose product MEKIVKDILRVGIVGYGNLGKGAELAIQQNPDMELIAIFTRRAPAELNTHSKVVAISQIADFKDKIDVMILCGGSAKDLPEQVIMISKLFNTVDSFDTHAKIPAYFKQVDEAATSTGKLSLISTGWDPGLFSMARLLGQCILPQGDDYTFWGKGLSQGHSDAVRRVTGVKNAVQYTIPIDSAVEKVRDGENPQLSTAEKHQRVCYVVANEDADLSEIENSITTMPHYFDEYDTTVHFIPEEELLENHSSMPHGGIVFRSGVTGNGAKQRIEFSLALESNPEFTASVLVAYTRAIGKMAKEGQTGARTVFDIPLGYLSPKSAEELRKSLL is encoded by the coding sequence ATGGAAAAAATCGTGAAGGATATTTTAAGAGTTGGTATTGTTGGTTACGGCAATTTAGGAAAAGGTGCTGAATTAGCCATTCAGCAAAATCCGGATATGGAGTTGATTGCTATTTTTACAAGAAGGGCACCTGCTGAATTGAATACCCATTCAAAAGTGGTGGCTATTTCACAAATAGCAGATTTCAAGGACAAAATTGATGTGATGATTCTCTGTGGAGGATCTGCAAAAGACTTGCCGGAACAGGTTATCATGATTTCAAAATTGTTTAATACAGTGGATAGCTTTGATACGCATGCGAAAATCCCTGCGTATTTTAAACAGGTTGACGAGGCTGCTACATCTACAGGTAAACTGAGTCTTATTTCTACAGGCTGGGATCCAGGGTTGTTTTCCATGGCGAGATTGCTGGGTCAGTGTATTTTACCACAAGGGGACGATTACACTTTCTGGGGCAAGGGTCTGAGTCAGGGTCATTCGGATGCAGTAAGACGTGTTACGGGTGTTAAGAATGCTGTTCAATATACAATTCCTATAGATAGTGCCGTTGAAAAGGTCCGGGATGGTGAAAACCCACAACTTTCAACAGCAGAAAAACATCAAAGGGTTTGTTATGTTGTTGCAAATGAAGATGCTGATTTATCCGAGATTGAAAATAGCATCACTACGATGCCTCATTATTTTGATGAATATGATACTACCGTTCATTTCATTCCTGAAGAGGAATTATTAGAAAACCATTCGAGTATGCCACATGGCGGGATTGTATTTCGTTCAGGCGTTACAGGAAATGGCGCTAAACAAAGAATTGAATTTAGCCTGGCTTTAGAAAGCAACCCGGAATTTACAGCCAGTGTTTTAGTGGCTTATACAAGGGCTATCGGAAAAATGGCAAAAGAAGGTCAGACAGGGGCGCGAACAGTGTTTGATATTCCTTTAGGATATTTATCTCCAAAGTCCGCTGAGGAGCTTCGAAAATCTTTATTATAA
- a CDS encoding ABC transporter permease subunit, with the protein MGSPQVYFNNLFSKKNMPVNGWHRGAASPFRVMVRKEVGDHIRSWRFITMLLLILLTFLGAMYVSLENIRKVVANINDPDRIFVYLKLLTTSDNSLPTFHIFISFLGPLLGIALGFDAVNTEQNNGTLIRLMAQPVYRDNLLLAKFYGALLVVSVLFFCLVLLMIGGGLIITGVPLETTELFRILAFIVLSIIYVGFWLSLAICLSVKFRHAATSALTAIGIWLFFTVFYQIIVNMVITAILPDPASLQTEAVIAYNNIILSFLRIAPNQLYTDAATTLLMPSVRSLGPLTMEQMAGAVPAPLPFKESLMIVWPQVTGLVAATTACFALAYYLFMRKEIRT; encoded by the coding sequence ATGGGAAGTCCACAAGTCTACTTCAATAATCTTTTTTCAAAAAAAAATATGCCCGTTAACGGGTGGCATAGGGGCGCTGCAAGCCCGTTCCGGGTGATGGTACGTAAAGAGGTGGGAGATCATATCCGCAGCTGGCGGTTTATTACAATGTTGCTTTTAATCCTGCTTACTTTCCTGGGTGCTATGTATGTATCGCTGGAAAACATCAGAAAAGTGGTGGCTAATATCAACGATCCTGACCGCATTTTTGTCTATCTGAAATTACTTACCACATCTGATAACTCACTGCCTACCTTTCATATATTTATCAGTTTCCTGGGCCCTCTGCTGGGTATTGCCTTGGGTTTTGATGCGGTTAATACAGAACAGAACAATGGTACATTAATCCGCCTGATGGCGCAGCCGGTTTACCGCGATAACTTGTTGCTGGCAAAATTTTACGGCGCATTGTTGGTCGTTAGTGTACTTTTCTTTTGCCTGGTATTACTCATGATAGGCGGTGGACTGATCATTACCGGGGTTCCGCTCGAAACAACAGAATTATTTCGTATACTGGCGTTTATTGTATTGAGTATAATATATGTCGGCTTTTGGCTCAGTCTTGCGATTTGCCTCTCTGTTAAATTCAGACATGCTGCCACCTCCGCTCTCACTGCTATTGGTATATGGTTGTTCTTTACAGTTTTCTACCAGATCATTGTAAACATGGTGATAACTGCTATCCTTCCTGATCCGGCTTCTTTGCAAACAGAAGCAGTTATAGCCTATAATAACATCATCCTTTCCTTTCTCAGGATTGCACCAAACCAGTTATACACGGATGCTGCAACAACGTTACTGATGCCTTCTGTAAGAAGTCTGGGACCTTTAACCATGGAACAAATGGCGGGTGCTGTGCCTGCTCCGTTACCATTTAAAGAAAGTCTTATGATTGTATGGCCGCAGGTAACCGGGCTGGTGGCTGCAACAACAGCTTGCTTTGCATTGGCGTATTATCTTTTCATGCGGAAGGAAATCAGGACCTGA
- a CDS encoding ABC transporter ATP-binding protein — MENPIIELEGLTKSYGAVKAVDNLSLKISKGEIFGLLGPNGAGKTTTILMMLGLAEPSGGKAVVCGINATRNPIAVKRKVGYMPDNVGFYDNLTALENLMYIGRLNGIAEHEIASRAQKTMEMVGLGAEMHKKAGAYSRGMKQRLGLADLLIREPEVMILDEPTLGIDPSGIKEFLFLIRQLSREQGLTVILSSHHLHQMQQICDRVGIFVEGRLLIEGNIETLSGDLFGKESYVVLVSFREPLRVSPGFEQELRELEGVNNIVTGEYTIELSCRIDITPDIVRFFVQKGLNVTGVHKKEYGLDEIYQRFFESNFKQRVSNGKSTSLLQ; from the coding sequence ATGGAAAATCCGATCATTGAACTGGAAGGATTAACAAAGTCCTATGGTGCTGTAAAGGCTGTAGATAACCTTTCCCTGAAAATAAGTAAAGGAGAAATATTTGGCCTCCTGGGTCCCAACGGAGCAGGCAAAACCACCACCATATTAATGATGTTGGGGTTGGCAGAGCCTTCTGGAGGGAAGGCCGTTGTTTGCGGAATAAATGCCACCCGCAATCCCATTGCTGTGAAGCGGAAAGTAGGTTATATGCCCGATAACGTAGGGTTCTATGATAATCTAACCGCGCTTGAGAACCTGATGTACATAGGCCGTCTTAATGGAATTGCAGAACATGAAATAGCATCACGCGCGCAGAAGACAATGGAAATGGTAGGACTGGGAGCGGAGATGCATAAAAAAGCAGGGGCTTACTCACGCGGTATGAAGCAGCGGCTGGGGCTCGCCGATTTATTGATCAGGGAGCCGGAAGTAATGATCCTCGATGAGCCTACCCTGGGCATAGACCCCAGCGGTATAAAAGAGTTCCTCTTCCTCATACGCCAGCTCAGCCGGGAGCAAGGGCTTACCGTGATATTGTCGTCACACCACCTGCATCAGATGCAACAAATCTGTGATCGTGTAGGCATTTTTGTGGAAGGCAGGTTACTGATAGAAGGAAATATTGAAACCTTATCAGGTGATTTATTTGGGAAAGAATCATACGTGGTGTTAGTTTCCTTCAGAGAGCCTTTGCGGGTGTCTCCGGGATTTGAACAGGAGCTGCGGGAACTGGAAGGGGTTAATAATATCGTAACCGGAGAATATACCATTGAGCTGTCGTGCCGTATAGATATTACCCCTGACATCGTTCGTTTCTTTGTACAAAAGGGGTTGAATGTAACGGGCGTGCATAAAAAGGAATATGGGTTGGATGAAATCTACCAACGTTTTTTTGAAAGCAATTTTAAACAGAGAGTTTCTAATGGGAAGTCCACAAGTCTACTTCAATAA
- a CDS encoding NEW3 domain-containing protein has product MNIESTTKDPFRYNASLHNGSGHTQIYKLETLTPEGWNTVLRTEGSQVAGLRLDSGKTQEISIEITAAPLVKPGKYNIPVIAVTDADTLRVELEAVVKGNYGIELTTPSGRLSNDITEGKSKQIELTIRNTGTLPLEGLELSAQTPVKWNATFTPSKIERIDAGQTQDVIATLNVPDKTIAGDYVTNFTVKNNNVNSNAAFRMTVKTSLLSGWIGILVIFLSLGIVYYLIRKYGRR; this is encoded by the coding sequence ATGAATATTGAATCAACAACGAAAGACCCCTTCCGGTATAATGCTTCTCTGCATAACGGGAGCGGCCATACGCAGATATATAAATTGGAAACGCTTACTCCTGAGGGCTGGAATACTGTTCTTCGCACAGAAGGTAGCCAGGTGGCAGGACTGAGACTGGATTCGGGCAAAACGCAGGAAATTTCCATTGAGATCACTGCCGCCCCTTTGGTAAAACCGGGTAAATACAACATACCGGTTATCGCTGTCACCGATGCTGATACACTTCGCGTTGAACTGGAAGCAGTGGTAAAAGGCAACTATGGTATTGAGCTGACCACGCCTTCGGGGCGACTGAGTAATGATATCACAGAAGGCAAAAGCAAGCAGATTGAGTTGACCATCAGGAATACCGGCACGCTACCGCTTGAAGGATTGGAGTTGTCAGCACAAACGCCCGTAAAATGGAATGCAACGTTCACGCCATCAAAAATTGAAAGGATTGATGCCGGTCAAACGCAGGATGTTATTGCAACATTGAATGTTCCGGATAAAACCATTGCCGGTGATTATGTTACCAACTTTACAGTAAAGAACAATAATGTCAATAGCAATGCTGCATTCCGTATGACTGTAAAAACCTCTCTACTTTCCGGGTGGATCGGTATACTGGTTATCTTCCTTTCTCTGGGAATAGTATATTACCTGATTCGTAAATATGGAAGAAGATAA
- a CDS encoding TonB-dependent receptor, with product MSRFLFFLSTLLCSVTVYAQNGIINGSVTTKDGHPAINVTISVERTKLGSISNENGEYSIKNIKPGNWTLRITSVGSVTQLKEVTVASGQTQQVNFTLNESAAQLSEVTVSSRNMNRESKTVAKMPLKNLENPQVYNAVSAEIMKQQGITSYDDVMRNVPGIVQTWQSTGRAGDGASYFALRGFDAQPSLINGLPGLTSGNLDPADVEEVQVMKGPSGTLFGASFYSYGGIINTITKKPFYGFGGEVGYSIGSFGLNRVTADVNTLLSKKQKIAMRVNATYTSENSFQNAGFRKDFFIAPSFSYEVNNRLSFHVMAEILQEERAVPPVFFHSDRVSPLDFKNIDELNLNVKESFTSNELTIKNPRINFQAQMLYKLSGNWTSQTVFSGGRVKSDGVYTYIWDQDPGDKWFGQDFHIENQTTKTFDIQQNFNGDFKIGSLRNRLLIGLDYFHRNVVDNGGGWATGRNVSPQGDVTDYTDPSNGEVHTAVPLTKDAVYALLAGTGSTNSNVTNGFYSAYVSDVLNITPAFIAMVSLRADYFHSKGDKNATDDDGYNQFALSPKFGLVYQIVPDKVSVFGSYMNAFLNVSPSSVYDTDGNYQRTQSFKPEHANQVEFGIKTDIFADKLYATLSVYDIKVDNKVIPDSKNPMNSTQGGKFGSSGFEIDLNAHPTQALNIIAGYSYNHTKVLEGNKDDFYSEPGRAPGGQGPQNLANIWATYKFVSGTLKNFGIGAGGNYASRYKVIDNSVTGVFYLPSYALMNAGVFYNARKFRVSFNVNNITNEVYYTGYWSVNPQKPSNFVGSVAFKF from the coding sequence ATGTCCAGATTTTTATTTTTCTTATCTACCCTCCTCTGTTCTGTAACAGTATACGCCCAGAACGGTATCATCAATGGCAGTGTAACAACTAAAGATGGTCATCCGGCCATTAATGTTACCATCAGCGTAGAACGCACCAAGCTTGGTAGTATCAGCAATGAAAACGGAGAATATTCCATCAAAAATATCAAACCCGGCAACTGGACACTGCGCATTACGTCCGTTGGCTCCGTTACCCAGCTAAAAGAAGTAACGGTAGCCTCCGGACAAACGCAGCAAGTGAACTTTACCCTCAACGAAAGCGCCGCCCAGCTGAGCGAAGTAACCGTTTCCTCCCGCAACATGAACCGGGAAAGCAAAACAGTAGCCAAAATGCCACTCAAAAACCTGGAGAATCCCCAGGTTTATAATGCTGTTTCCGCTGAAATCATGAAGCAACAAGGCATTACCTCCTACGACGATGTGATGCGCAACGTTCCTGGTATTGTGCAAACCTGGCAGTCCACCGGCAGAGCCGGCGACGGCGCCTCCTACTTCGCACTCCGCGGTTTCGATGCACAACCGTCTCTCATCAACGGGCTCCCTGGCCTCACCAGCGGCAACCTCGACCCCGCCGATGTAGAAGAAGTGCAGGTAATGAAAGGACCTTCCGGTACCCTCTTCGGCGCCAGCTTCTATAGTTATGGCGGTATCATCAACACCATTACTAAAAAACCTTTCTACGGCTTCGGTGGAGAAGTTGGATACAGCATCGGCAGCTTCGGGCTCAACCGCGTTACTGCTGATGTAAATACCCTCCTCAGCAAAAAACAAAAAATCGCGATGCGGGTAAATGCGACCTATACTTCCGAAAACTCTTTTCAGAACGCAGGCTTCCGGAAAGACTTCTTCATCGCCCCCTCCTTCTCCTACGAAGTAAATAACCGCCTCTCCTTTCATGTGATGGCCGAAATACTCCAGGAAGAAAGGGCCGTACCACCGGTATTCTTCCACTCTGACCGCGTTAGTCCGCTCGACTTCAAAAACATCGATGAGCTTAACCTCAACGTGAAAGAATCATTCACCAGCAACGAACTGACCATTAAGAATCCCCGGATAAACTTCCAGGCACAAATGCTGTACAAGCTCTCCGGCAATTGGACCTCTCAGACTGTTTTCTCCGGTGGCAGGGTAAAATCCGACGGCGTCTATACCTATATCTGGGATCAGGACCCGGGAGATAAATGGTTTGGCCAGGATTTCCACATCGAAAATCAAACGACCAAAACGTTCGATATACAACAAAACTTCAATGGCGATTTCAAAATCGGTAGCCTGCGCAACCGCCTGCTGATCGGGCTCGACTACTTCCACCGCAACGTGGTGGATAACGGTGGCGGCTGGGCAACCGGCAGGAACGTAAGTCCGCAGGGTGACGTTACCGACTATACGGACCCTTCTAACGGAGAAGTACACACGGCGGTACCGCTGACAAAAGATGCGGTATATGCGCTCCTCGCCGGCACCGGTAGTACCAACTCCAATGTTACCAATGGCTTCTACAGCGCCTATGTATCCGATGTACTGAATATTACACCTGCTTTCATCGCCATGGTAAGTCTCAGAGCCGATTACTTCCATTCAAAAGGTGATAAAAATGCGACGGATGACGATGGCTACAACCAATTTGCTTTATCGCCTAAGTTTGGATTGGTTTACCAGATTGTACCTGATAAAGTATCCGTTTTCGGTAGCTATATGAACGCATTCCTGAACGTATCCCCCTCTTCTGTTTACGATACTGATGGAAATTATCAGCGTACGCAATCGTTCAAACCGGAACATGCCAACCAGGTGGAATTTGGTATCAAAACAGACATCTTTGCAGATAAATTATACGCTACGTTATCTGTCTATGATATTAAAGTGGATAACAAAGTAATCCCCGACAGTAAAAACCCGATGAACTCTACCCAGGGTGGTAAATTCGGTAGCAGTGGATTTGAGATAGACCTGAACGCTCACCCAACACAAGCCCTGAACATCATTGCGGGCTACAGCTACAACCATACAAAAGTGCTGGAAGGTAATAAGGATGACTTCTACAGTGAACCAGGCAGAGCGCCGGGTGGACAAGGCCCACAAAACCTCGCCAACATCTGGGCTACCTACAAGTTTGTCAGCGGAACACTGAAAAACTTCGGTATCGGCGCAGGTGGAAACTATGCCAGCAGGTATAAAGTCATTGACAACAGTGTAACAGGTGTTTTCTACCTACCAAGCTATGCACTGATGAATGCCGGTGTATTCTACAATGCCAGAAAATTCAGGGTATCCTTCAACGTGAATAACATCACCAACGAAGTTTATTACACCGGCTACTGGTCTGTAAACCCACAGAAGCCAAGCAACTTTGTGGGAAGTGTTGCGTTTAAATTCTAG
- a CDS encoding porin has translation MYFFTGNSFFIVMILFFLSLDGFGQENDMDTAAYTPVKYGNKGFEFRTRDNKFLLQIQSRLQFRFATPEDQDPVTFDDFDSKKNASFSINRARLKVGGHAFKPWLKYYWEYELSQSNLLNYTITIDKWEWMKFMVGQWKVEYTRERRISSGEQQMVDRSVINRAFTIDRQQGAEIYGHIKGKGLVDFNYWVAVATGTGRGSRENDDSHLMYFGRVQWNFLGPYLDFEGSDLEIHLHPAAEIAVSGVTNRSPYTRFSQAGGGALEGYENGLPGQYSVNQANIETAFKYKGFSWQSEFHWKQIIDRFDNDKTDNLHGYYVEAGYFFHQLVNWWPEPLEIAARNAGYMPNREADQTKKRETSVATNWFFNGHKNKVTAEVSYFNYDKISDVPTDQWRFRLQWDISL, from the coding sequence ATGTATTTCTTCACCGGTAATAGTTTTTTTATTGTGATGATATTATTTTTCCTGAGCCTGGATGGTTTCGGACAGGAGAACGATATGGATACTGCTGCATATACCCCGGTAAAATATGGTAATAAAGGGTTTGAGTTTAGGACCAGGGATAATAAGTTCCTGCTGCAAATACAAAGCCGGCTTCAATTTAGATTTGCCACGCCGGAAGACCAGGACCCCGTTACATTTGATGATTTTGATAGTAAAAAGAATGCTTCATTCAGTATAAACCGGGCGCGCTTAAAAGTGGGAGGACATGCATTTAAACCCTGGCTAAAATATTACTGGGAGTATGAACTGAGTCAATCAAATCTTCTTAATTATACTATTACGATAGATAAATGGGAGTGGATGAAATTCATGGTTGGTCAATGGAAAGTTGAATACACCAGGGAAAGAAGGATAAGTAGCGGTGAGCAACAAATGGTAGATCGTTCAGTCATAAACCGGGCCTTCACGATTGACAGGCAGCAGGGTGCGGAAATTTATGGCCATATTAAAGGTAAGGGGCTGGTAGATTTTAACTACTGGGTGGCTGTCGCTACCGGAACAGGCCGGGGTAGCAGGGAAAACGATGACAGCCATCTGATGTATTTCGGAAGGGTACAATGGAATTTTTTAGGACCGTATTTGGATTTTGAAGGTAGTGACCTGGAAATTCATCTGCATCCTGCTGCGGAAATAGCAGTATCCGGTGTCACAAACAGAAGCCCATATACACGTTTTTCCCAGGCAGGCGGAGGGGCTCTTGAAGGATATGAGAATGGACTTCCAGGGCAATACAGCGTAAATCAGGCTAACATTGAAACGGCTTTTAAGTACAAGGGTTTTAGCTGGCAGTCAGAATTTCACTGGAAACAAATCATCGATAGATTTGACAATGATAAAACCGATAATCTTCATGGATATTATGTGGAGGCCGGTTATTTCTTTCACCAGTTGGTTAACTGGTGGCCGGAACCATTGGAAATAGCGGCCCGCAATGCCGGTTATATGCCTAACAGGGAAGCGGATCAAACGAAGAAGAGAGAAACTTCTGTAGCTACCAACTGGTTTTTTAATGGGCATAAGAATAAAGTAACAGCGGAGGTAAGTTATTTCAATTATGATAAAATAAGTGATGTACCCACCGATCAATGGCGGTTTAGATTACAATGGGATATATCATTGTAG
- a CDS encoding HAD family hydrolase — protein sequence MKIISFTMIVVSMSVLVACTSKTENTNRNGDEKRDTLYAKDPLPSWNDGDVKKAIIDYVNNVTNADGADFIPIADRIATFDNDGTLWAEQPVYFQFFYALDKVKSMSSGHPEWKTQEPFKSVLNNDMAGVMKQGEKGILQIVAVTHAGMNTNEFDSSVGQWIDTALHPVKKIHYTAMVYQPMLELLKFLQGHQFKTFIVSGGGVDFMRVWAEKVYGIPKDQIIGSSIKAKFDDTDGNPVIVKLPELDFIDDHEGKPVGIQKFIGRKPVFACGNSDGDLQMLQWTASNKYSNLELYVHHTDADREWAYDRQSSIGKLDKGLDEAMQNKWLVADMKIDWKTIFPGRKSE from the coding sequence ATGAAAATAATTTCATTTACAATGATCGTAGTTTCCATGTCCGTGCTGGTTGCATGCACGAGCAAAACTGAAAATACCAACAGGAATGGTGACGAAAAAAGAGATACACTGTATGCTAAAGATCCGTTGCCGTCATGGAACGACGGGGACGTTAAGAAAGCTATTATTGATTATGTAAATAATGTCACTAATGCGGATGGTGCTGATTTTATTCCCATAGCAGACCGGATTGCCACCTTTGATAATGATGGTACCCTATGGGCTGAACAGCCTGTATATTTCCAGTTTTTTTATGCGTTGGATAAAGTAAAATCTATGTCATCGGGTCACCCTGAATGGAAGACCCAGGAACCTTTTAAATCCGTATTAAACAATGATATGGCAGGAGTTATGAAGCAGGGAGAAAAGGGTATTCTTCAAATCGTAGCTGTAACCCATGCGGGTATGAATACCAATGAATTTGATTCATCTGTGGGGCAATGGATTGATACCGCTTTGCACCCGGTAAAAAAAATACATTATACCGCGATGGTTTACCAGCCAATGCTGGAACTGTTAAAGTTCCTGCAGGGTCACCAGTTTAAAACGTTTATTGTATCCGGTGGAGGTGTGGATTTTATGCGGGTATGGGCCGAAAAAGTTTATGGTATACCTAAAGATCAGATTATTGGAAGTAGCATCAAAGCAAAATTTGATGATACTGATGGAAACCCTGTTATTGTTAAGCTGCCGGAATTAGATTTTATAGACGATCATGAAGGAAAACCTGTAGGTATCCAGAAATTCATCGGACGTAAGCCTGTTTTTGCGTGCGGAAATTCTGATGGGGATCTGCAAATGCTGCAGTGGACTGCATCAAACAAATACAGCAATCTTGAACTGTATGTGCATCATACCGATGCAGACAGGGAATGGGCATATGATCGTCAATCTTCCATTGGTAAATTGGATAAGGGATTGGATGAGGCTATGCAAAATAAATGGCTGGTTGCAGATATGAAAATTGACTGGAAGACTATTTTTCCTGGAAGAAAGAGCGAATAG
- a CDS encoding arylsulfatase, with amino-acid sequence MIISDDTGWGDLGVYGGGVGRGMPTPNLDRLAKEGMQFWNFYGQPSCTPGRAAMLTGRIPNRSGMTTVAFQGQGGGLPAAEWTLASVLKQADYKTYFSGKWHLGEADYAMPIAQGFDKMQNVVLYHLNAYTYAFPSWNPEMSGEMLAFFKKVTTGVLEGEAGGKTREVTKVTEENIGELDMQMTENVLKQLDEYAKGSGPFFMCINFAKNHQPNVPSKQFAGKSSAKSKYADCVVEMDYNVGRIMDEVRKLGISENTFVVYTVDNGAWQDVHPDAGYTPFRGSKGTDREGGSRVPAIAWWPGQIKAGSDNHDIVGGLDLMATFASLAGINLPKNDRDGKPIIFDSYDMSNVLFDEGKPLRDRWFYFTESELTPGAARVGRWKAVFNTRGDNGALAGSDMPGQQLGWRGAESYVATVPAVYDLWADPQERYDLFMNSFTEKTWTLPIFNKAMQELMDSYIKYPPRPLQSEVYSGPMEINKFRTIQEAKKLMENKGIKLPAELNKQ; translated from the coding sequence ATGATCATCTCAGACGATACCGGTTGGGGTGATCTTGGCGTCTATGGTGGTGGTGTAGGTCGCGGTATGCCAACACCTAACCTGGACAGGTTGGCAAAAGAAGGAATGCAGTTCTGGAATTTCTATGGCCAGCCAAGCTGTACACCTGGAAGAGCAGCTATGTTAACGGGCCGGATACCTAACCGCAGTGGTATGACCACTGTGGCATTTCAAGGTCAGGGAGGAGGTTTGCCGGCTGCTGAATGGACGCTTGCATCAGTACTCAAACAGGCGGATTATAAAACTTATTTCAGTGGCAAATGGCATTTGGGTGAGGCCGATTATGCAATGCCGATTGCACAGGGATTTGATAAAATGCAAAACGTGGTATTGTATCACCTGAATGCATATACTTATGCTTTCCCATCCTGGAATCCGGAGATGTCCGGGGAGATGCTGGCTTTCTTTAAGAAAGTAACAACCGGTGTGCTTGAAGGTGAAGCCGGAGGCAAGACGAGGGAGGTTACAAAGGTAACAGAAGAAAATATTGGTGAGCTGGATATGCAAATGACTGAAAATGTACTTAAGCAGTTAGATGAATATGCAAAAGGATCAGGTCCGTTTTTTATGTGTATCAATTTTGCTAAAAACCATCAGCCTAATGTACCATCAAAACAGTTTGCAGGCAAATCATCTGCTAAAAGCAAGTATGCTGATTGCGTAGTAGAAATGGATTATAATGTGGGTCGCATTATGGATGAAGTCCGCAAACTGGGAATAAGTGAAAATACTTTTGTTGTCTATACTGTTGACAACGGCGCATGGCAGGATGTACACCCTGATGCTGGTTATACCCCGTTCAGAGGCTCGAAAGGCACTGACAGGGAAGGAGGCAGCCGCGTTCCTGCCATTGCCTGGTGGCCGGGTCAGATTAAGGCAGGAAGCGATAATCATGATATTGTCGGAGGGCTTGACCTGATGGCAACCTTTGCCAGCCTGGCTGGTATAAACCTGCCCAAAAATGACAGGGATGGTAAGCCCATTATTTTTGACAGCTATGATATGTCCAATGTTCTTTTTGACGAAGGGAAACCATTGCGCGATAGGTGGTTTTATTTTACTGAATCAGAATTAACTCCTGGTGCAGCAAGGGTAGGACGCTGGAAGGCCGTGTTTAATACACGCGGAGATAACGGTGCGCTTGCTGGTAGCGATATGCCTGGTCAGCAACTGGGATGGAGAGGTGCGGAAAGTTATGTGGCTACGGTTCCCGCTGTTTATGACCTCTGGGCAGATCCACAGGAAAGGTATGATCTCTTCATGAATAGCTTTACCGAAAAAACCTGGACATTGCCCATCTTTAATAAAGCAATGCAGGAACTAATGGACTCTTACATCAAGTATCCTCCAAGACCTCTTCAGAGTGAAGTTTATTCAGGTCCCATGGAAATCAATAAATTCCGTACAATCCAGGAGGCTAAGAAACTGATGGAAAACAAGGGTATAAAATTACCTGCTGAATTGAATAAGCAATAA
- a CDS encoding response regulator transcription factor: protein MKKILIANEHFVIRTGLAQIISALPINTITEEAVTLDEVIIKLQKQHYDLLILDTDLPGGTHLNTVAATKLRQPTLSVLIFSDLSEQLYALNYLQVGADGYLDKKAKEEDIQLALISTLEGKKYISHVMKGEMQKKLVELTAESTNKVNSFSPREKEVMQLICKGLPVNEIAATLLIHATTVSTYKARIFEKMQVTNIIDLVKKMELFNLKN, encoded by the coding sequence ATGAAGAAAATACTGATAGCCAATGAACATTTTGTGATAAGGACCGGACTGGCTCAAATCATATCCGCACTTCCAATAAACACCATCACTGAAGAGGCAGTCACGCTGGATGAAGTGATCATTAAACTACAAAAGCAGCATTATGATCTACTGATATTGGACACAGACCTGCCAGGCGGTACTCATCTCAATACGGTCGCAGCAACAAAGCTCCGGCAGCCAACCCTCAGCGTGTTGATCTTCTCCGATTTATCCGAACAATTGTACGCCCTTAACTACCTGCAAGTCGGCGCAGATGGTTATCTCGATAAAAAGGCGAAAGAGGAAGATATACAGCTGGCGCTTATCAGTACGCTCGAAGGGAAAAAATACATAAGTCATGTCATGAAAGGCGAAATGCAAAAGAAACTCGTAGAGCTAACGGCTGAAAGTACAAACAAAGTTAACAGTTTTTCACCCCGGGAAAAAGAAGTGATGCAGCTGATCTGCAAAGGGTTGCCGGTAAATGAGATTGCCGCCACACTACTGATACATGCCACCACAGTAAGTACTTATAAAGCACGCATCTTTGAAAAAATGCAGGTTACCAATATCATTGATCTCGTAAAGAAAATGGAACTTTTCAACCTGAAAAATTAG